The Ancylothrix sp. D3o sequence CTTCTATCTAGGCTTTCATCCTCTAAAACTTGCCCTTGGCTACTTTTTGCCCATAGCAATTGGTCATGCCGGCGCAATGTTTTACATCTATACCAATCACATGACTTGTCGGATGACAAGTATTAATGACCCCCTCATTAATAGTGTTTCTCTGCGGGTTCCAAAAATCTTTGACTTGCTGCATTTACATTTTTCTTACCACACAGAGCATCATATTTTCCCCAGCATAAACTCTGATTATTATCCCCTGGTTCAAGAATTGTTAGAAATTCACTATCCCAACCGGATGAACTTAGTTGATGCCGGTGAAGCTTGGCGGTTGCTGATGCAAACACCTCGACATTATAAAGATGAAGTTACCTTGACAGATTCGTCTGGTAAATTATCGGTAACTTGTCCGCTTAATAATGGTTAAAAAAAAAAGCCGCAGTTTTAAAGCTGGGGCTTTTTTTTATTCAAAAATCACGAATCAGCGAGAAACTCGACGACTTAAATGCTTTTTCAAAGACTGTAACCGCTGGGAAAGAGAAGGAATATTAGCCACAACACCGCCATAACGCCAGCGTACATAAGCATCTGTAATGTCATTAACAATTTCCCGCCAAGACTGATAAGAAATTTGAGAATCCCGCGCAAATTCTAAAGGAGTTTGAGCAGGATGTTTGCGGAACCCTCGCTCAGCCAAAGCCGCCAACATTTGCTGATAAATACTTTCCACCGGCGCTAACTTAGCCAACCATCGACGGTAACGCCAAGCTCGCCAACCTTTCCAACTCAACCAACCGGCAAAACCTAAACCTATCGCCATCAAAATCAGGGCAAACAAACCCAACCAACCCTGGGAAAATAAATTCCATAACCAGGCAAACAAAAGCAGAAAATTGGTAAAAATTGCCCCAAACACCCGATTTAAAAAACCGGTAACAGGAGATGGTAACCAACCGGCAACCCAACTCCAAAACTGTTGTAAAACCCCAAAAGTTTGATTTTCTTCAATTGAACTAGGGATCACATCATGCCCCGGAATGGGATCAAAAGCAAACCAACCATACTTAGGGAAATAAACCTCAGTCATCGCATAAGCATCGGTATTGCGGACAATATAAAACCCTGTAAACGGATTAAATTCTCCAGAGGCATAACCCACCACCAAGCGAGCCGGTATGCCAATCGAGCGCAACATCACCGCTAACACTGTTGAAAAATGATCGGGATAACCGCCTTGATACTTAAAAAGAAAAGCCTCAGCCAAATCTTCATTTTTTTCTAAAAACGGCATCCCAGGCTTTAATTGATAGCGCTGTTTTAAAGCTTGCGCCAAATACAAAGCCTTTTCATAGGAAGAAGTAATGGGAGTCGGTGATGTAGCTAACAAATCTTCAGTCAGATTTTTAACCTTACCCGCAATCTTTGGAGGAACCTGCAAGTAAAGTTTTTGAAAGATTTTGTAACCGTTGGTATTTTTTGCAGAAATAGGCGGTGCATTTCGTAGTGCCGAACGATTGCGATAAGGAACATCAGAAATGACAGTATAGGTAATTCCTTCTGCTAAGGGCACCGGCGAACGTAAACCCCCCTCAGTATCAAACGCCACCTCTGGAGTTGGGAAAAAAAGCTGTTTTGGTTCTGCCAACGCCGGAATCAAATTCGGCATATCCGAAATAGCCGTATAAGTTTGAATTACCTCTTTTGTCCGGTTTGCAGTTATCGGCGAAGGCACATAAAATTGATAAGACCAAGGCGGACGAGTGAGTTTTTTCGCCTGTTCATTGCGCGAAATTTTCCAGCCTTGGCCGGTGTAGCGATCAAACGCCAAAACCCGCCAAAAACCAGGAGACTGAGAACGAACCCGCATTACTTCCTTGGGTTTCATTACACCCCGCAGGTTCATATTCATTTGGCTATTAAAGCCATAATAAAAAGTATCATCAAGCTGACCCGGCCCTTCTTCTTGTTGAGTTCCAGCACCGGCCCCACCAGAACCCTCACCACCACCACGACCCAAACGCGGGTTAAAAATCCGGCTACTATCAAATTGTCCTTGAAATTCAATCGGAGCGCTAACAGGAAAAGACCGTAATTGATACCCAGGAAAGCGAGGAAGAACCGCAAAAACCGCTAGACCTAAACCGAGAATAAAGCTAAAAAGTAACAAGTAAAACTTGAAAATTTGGCGATTTTCTTGGGCGCTTTTTTTGATTTTTTGTTGTTGAGGTTTAGAGACAGAAAGACCCAAACGTGAGCGGTAATCTAAAACTAAAGCTGGTAAAGCAATTGCCAAAAACAACAATAAAACCGGCCCAAAGGCTAAGGTTTGAGATAAGGTGCCGGCCACCCCAATTAAAATTAGTCCGATCACCATTGAATAGCCCAAATCTTTACGGCGGGGCAAATCAAAACTGTGAAGGACTTGCACTTGAATTAACAACCCAGCCAGCACAGAGCGTGTATCATTAGTTGCATCAACAACCGACGCAAACAATCCCTGAAAGAAAAATCCTAAAGCCAGCAGCATTCCAATGGCCAGTAAAAATTTAACCGGCACATTAGCGCGGCGACGCTGACGATAACTCCAAAAAGCTCCGACAATACTCAAAGGCACGGCCCAAAAGCTAATTTGAGTTTCCGCCGCAATATCAGTAGCAATAATTCCCACAATCACAAGTGCCTGTACC is a genomic window containing:
- a CDS encoding DUF3488 and DUF4129 domain-containing transglutaminase family protein, which translates into the protein MSNSFGSRRLLSLPLIGDLWRRLESVPPPVPEESIWLRVLVQALVIVGIIATDIAAETQISFWAVPLSIVGAFWSYRQRRRANVPVKFLLAIGMLLALGFFFQGLFASVVDATNDTRSVLAGLLIQVQVLHSFDLPRRKDLGYSMVIGLILIGVAGTLSQTLAFGPVLLLFLAIALPALVLDYRSRLGLSVSKPQQQKIKKSAQENRQIFKFYLLLFSFILGLGLAVFAVLPRFPGYQLRSFPVSAPIEFQGQFDSSRIFNPRLGRGGGEGSGGAGAGTQQEEGPGQLDDTFYYGFNSQMNMNLRGVMKPKEVMRVRSQSPGFWRVLAFDRYTGQGWKISRNEQAKKLTRPPWSYQFYVPSPITANRTKEVIQTYTAISDMPNLIPALAEPKQLFFPTPEVAFDTEGGLRSPVPLAEGITYTVISDVPYRNRSALRNAPPISAKNTNGYKIFQKLYLQVPPKIAGKVKNLTEDLLATSPTPITSSYEKALYLAQALKQRYQLKPGMPFLEKNEDLAEAFLFKYQGGYPDHFSTVLAVMLRSIGIPARLVVGYASGEFNPFTGFYIVRNTDAYAMTEVYFPKYGWFAFDPIPGHDVIPSSIEENQTFGVLQQFWSWVAGWLPSPVTGFLNRVFGAIFTNFLLLFAWLWNLFSQGWLGLFALILMAIGLGFAGWLSWKGWRAWRYRRWLAKLAPVESIYQQMLAALAERGFRKHPAQTPLEFARDSQISYQSWREIVNDITDAYVRWRYGGVVANIPSLSQRLQSLKKHLSRRVSR